One Longimicrobium sp. DNA window includes the following coding sequences:
- a CDS encoding S9 family peptidase yields the protein MRFRRSLAAAAALALVAPAAARAQAPQQPTIAPNDNLVADGIPPIPASLAEEVRRYTESRGAGLASWHPLRREMLISTRFANTNQLHLVKTPMGARTQLTFFDEPVGGGSWEPRAGRYFLFTKDVGGNEFGQIYRFDPTSGRSEMLTPGGRSQNGGIQWSPDGTRIAYGSTRRNGGDRDIFVMDPANKASDRMVLQVQGGGWGVSDWSPDGRRLLLGEYISVNQSNLWLLDVATGQKTALTDPRDTVAWNPGEFTRDGRSIVLTTDQGSEYQRLALMDVATHRVTPLTTGISWDVESFGLSPDGSTVAFTTNEAGVSKLYLFSMATRRARPVTGVPQGVIGGLEWHHNSRDLGFSVSSARSTSDVYSLNTATGVVTRWTESELGGLAASELAEPALIRWPSFDGREITGFYYKPPARFTGKRPVIINIHGGPEGQSRPTFLGRGNYFVNELGVAIIYPNVRGSTGYGKTFVKLDNGMRRYDSVKDIGALLDWIARQPDLDASRVMVTGGSYGGFMTLAVATTYNDRIACSLDVVGISNFNTFLKNTESYRRDLRRAEYGDERQPEMAQFFERTAPLNNAGNITKPLFVVQGGNDPRVPHTEAEQMVARVKQNGSPVWYLMARDEGHGFRKKANVDYQFYATVMFIRQYLLGQQPGTPQRSASAN from the coding sequence ATGCGATTCCGCCGTTCCCTGGCCGCGGCCGCGGCGCTGGCGCTGGTGGCGCCCGCCGCCGCCCGCGCGCAAGCGCCGCAGCAGCCGACGATCGCGCCCAACGACAACCTGGTGGCCGACGGCATCCCGCCCATCCCCGCCTCGCTGGCCGAGGAGGTGCGGCGCTACACCGAGTCGCGCGGCGCCGGGCTCGCGAGCTGGCATCCGCTGCGCCGCGAGATGCTCATCTCCACCCGCTTCGCCAACACCAACCAGCTGCACCTGGTGAAGACGCCGATGGGCGCGCGGACGCAGCTCACCTTCTTCGACGAGCCGGTGGGCGGCGGAAGCTGGGAGCCGCGCGCGGGGCGCTACTTCCTGTTCACGAAGGACGTGGGCGGCAACGAGTTCGGGCAGATCTACCGCTTCGACCCCACCAGCGGGCGCAGCGAGATGCTGACACCCGGCGGACGCTCGCAGAACGGCGGGATCCAGTGGAGCCCCGACGGCACCCGCATCGCCTACGGCTCCACCCGCCGCAACGGCGGCGACCGCGACATCTTCGTCATGGACCCGGCCAACAAGGCGTCCGACCGCATGGTGCTGCAGGTGCAGGGCGGCGGCTGGGGCGTGAGCGACTGGTCGCCCGACGGGCGCCGGCTGCTGCTGGGCGAGTACATCTCCGTGAACCAGAGCAACCTGTGGCTGCTGGACGTGGCCACCGGGCAGAAGACGGCGCTCACCGACCCGCGCGACACCGTGGCCTGGAACCCCGGCGAGTTCACCCGCGACGGGCGCTCCATCGTGCTGACCACCGACCAGGGCTCGGAGTACCAGCGGCTGGCGCTGATGGACGTGGCCACCCACCGCGTGACCCCGCTCACCACCGGCATCAGCTGGGACGTGGAGAGCTTCGGCCTGTCGCCCGACGGCTCGACCGTGGCCTTCACGACGAACGAAGCGGGGGTGTCGAAGCTGTACCTGTTCAGCATGGCCACGCGGCGCGCGCGCCCGGTCACCGGCGTGCCGCAGGGAGTGATCGGCGGGCTGGAGTGGCACCACAACTCGCGCGACCTGGGCTTCTCCGTCTCGTCCGCCCGCTCCACGTCGGACGTGTACTCGCTGAATACGGCGACGGGGGTGGTGACCCGGTGGACCGAGAGCGAGCTGGGCGGGCTGGCGGCGAGCGAGCTGGCCGAGCCGGCGCTCATCCGCTGGCCCAGCTTCGACGGGCGCGAGATCACCGGCTTCTACTACAAGCCGCCCGCGCGCTTCACGGGAAAGCGGCCGGTGATCATCAACATCCACGGCGGCCCCGAGGGGCAGAGCCGGCCCACCTTCCTGGGGCGCGGCAACTACTTCGTGAACGAGCTGGGCGTGGCCATCATCTACCCCAACGTCCGCGGGTCCACCGGGTACGGGAAGACGTTCGTGAAGCTGGACAACGGGATGCGGCGCTACGACAGCGTGAAGGACATCGGCGCGCTGCTGGACTGGATCGCGCGGCAGCCGGACCTGGACGCCAGCCGGGTGATGGTGACGGGCGGGAGCTACGGCGGGTTCATGACGCTGGCGGTGGCCACCACCTACAACGACCGCATCGCCTGCTCGCTGGACGTGGTGGGGATCAGCAACTTCAACACCTTCCTGAAGAACACCGAGAGCTACCGGCGCGACCTGCGCCGCGCCGAGTACGGCGACGAGCGGCAGCCCGAGATGGCGCAGTTCTTCGAGCGCACGGCGCCGCTGAACAACGCGGGGAACATCACCAAGCCGCTGTTCGTGGTGCAGGGCGGCAACGACCCGCGCGTGCCGCACACCGAGGCCGAGCAGATGGTGGCGCGGGTGAAGCAGAACGGCAGCCCGGTGTGGTACCTGATGGCCCGCGACGAGGGCCACGGCTTCCGCAAGAAGGCCAACGTGGACTACCAGTTCTACGCGACCGTCATGTTCATCCGCCAGTACCTGCTGGGTCAGCAGCCGGGAACGCCGCAGCGCAGCGCCTCGGCGAACTGA
- a CDS encoding thioredoxin family protein — protein sequence MGDFDYRKYWDLGFTWDDYLGNEVKEHRDLWHGVWTRSRVPEWATAAAPAGEWKVLVISEDWCGDASNTVPVIARLAETLPNVEMRVVKRDEHPELMDRHLTSGSRSIPLAVVLRPDWSVAGQWGPRPSELQDFVLREKKAELRPVGDIYRDVRTWYARDRGETTIREILAVFEADSPRRAAA from the coding sequence ATGGGCGACTTCGACTACCGGAAATACTGGGACCTGGGGTTCACCTGGGATGACTACCTCGGCAACGAGGTGAAGGAGCACCGCGACCTCTGGCACGGCGTCTGGACCCGCTCGCGGGTGCCGGAGTGGGCCACGGCCGCCGCGCCCGCCGGCGAGTGGAAGGTGCTGGTGATCAGCGAAGACTGGTGCGGCGACGCATCCAACACCGTTCCCGTGATCGCCAGGCTGGCGGAGACGCTGCCGAACGTGGAGATGCGCGTGGTGAAGCGCGACGAGCATCCCGAGCTGATGGACCGGCACCTGACCAGCGGCTCGCGCTCGATCCCCCTCGCCGTCGTGCTGCGGCCGGACTGGTCCGTCGCCGGGCAGTGGGGGCCGCGACCGAGCGAGCTGCAGGACTTCGTGCTGCGCGAGAAGAAGGCGGAGCTCCGCCCCGTGGGCGACATCTACCGCGACGTCCGCACCTGGTACGCCCGCGACCGCGGCGAAACCACCATCCGCGAGATCTTGGCGGTGTTCGAGGCCGATTCGCCCCGCCGCGCGGCGGCATGA